DNA from Terriglobus tenax:
AGTGGGAGAAGTCAAAGCGCAGCCGCTGGGCGTTGTTCAGCGAGCCGGCCTGCTTCACATGCGTTCCCAGGACTTCTCTAAGAGCGGCTTGCAGCAGGTGCGTTCCGGTGTGGTTGCGGACGATGGCAGCGCGGTTCACGTCGTCCACCACGGCATCGAGACGGTCGCCCACGGCGATAGGCCGCTTCACCAGCACCTTGTGCGCGAAGATGCCCTGTACCGGCTTGGTGCATCCGCGTACCTCAGCCAGAGCGGAGGTGTGGTCCGTCGGGAAGAGCCAGCCGGTATCGCCCACCTGTCCGCCGGAGTCGGCGTAGAAGCTGGTCTTGTCGAGCACGACCTCGCCTTCATCGCCGGGAAGGAGTTCGGGAACGCCGACGCCGTCTTTGATCAGGGCGAGCACTTCTGCGCCGTCTGCGCGGGTATCGCGGTAGCCGAGGAAGTCGGTCTTCGGCAGTTCGCGATAGACGGGCGATGCGGTCTTCTGGGAGCCGCCTTTCCAGGAGGCGCGGGCGCGGGCTTGCTCTTCTTCTTTAGAGCGCTCGAAGCTACCTGTATCAAATAACAGGCCCATATCCCTCGCGGCATCTTCCATGAAATCGAGGGGCATGCCGAAAGTTTCGTAGAGGAAAAAGGCGTCCTTGCCATCCAGCTTGCCTACATGAGTTGAATCCTTGAGATATTCACCGATTGGCTTGTAGAGCTTCGGAATCACAGCGGAAGGATTCGAATCGTATGTTTTCCAATCATCGTCGAGGCTTCCGCTGTTCCCGTAAGTAGCTTCATAAGCCTTTTGGTACTTGAGCAAGTTCTCCTGATCAAAGCGAACATCTGCGACTGCCTTCGCCATTGCGTTATGCAGGATCTGATCGAGTTCCCGGCTTCCAATCTGGATGGTTCGCGCGAACTGCTGCTCTTCCTGCAAGACGACCTTCGCGATGCGATCCGCTGCTTCATGCAGTTCGGGATAAGCGACTCCCATCTCATCCCGCACCGCGAAGACCATCTGGTGCATGAAGGGTTGTTCCTGTCCGAGCAGGCGACCGTGGCGGATGCCGCGGCGCATGATCTTGCGCAGCACATAGCCGCGGCCTTCATTCGCGGGCAGCACGCCGTCGTTGATCAGGAAGGTCGCAGCACGCGAGTGGTCAGCGATGATGCGCAGGGAAGCACTGGAAAGACGTTGTTCAATGCGCTGTCTATCTTCGAATGCAGGATCGGGATCAAGAGCAACGTTTGCAGAAAAGCGAGGCTCGTAAGTGTATTGAAAATTCGTTAATTCTGCGGCCTTTGCAATCAGCGGCGTGAAGAGGTCGGTCTCGTAGTTGGAGAGCTTTCCCTGTAGGACAGCCGAGATGCGTTCGAGGCCCATGCCGGTGTCGATGGACGGCTTCGGCAGCGGAGTCAGCGTACCGTCGCTGGCGCGGTCGAACTGCATGAAAACCAGGTTCCAGATTTCGACGTAGCGCTGGTCATCCTGAGGGAAGGGCTTGTCCTCGCCGGATTCGCTGGCTTCGAGGCCGAGGTCGTAGAAGATCTCGCTGCAGGGGCCGCAGGGGCCGGTCTCGCCCATTTGCCAGAAGTTGTCCTTGGCGCCCATCTCGAAGATGCGGTCCTTGGGAACGCCGGTGGCGATCCAGAACTCTTCCGCCTCGTTATCGCGGGGGACGGAGCCTTCGCCCGCGAAGATGGTGACATACAGCTTGTCCTTGGGGATGGCGTACCACTCCGGGCTGGTCAGAAGCTCCCACGCGTAGGCGATGGCGTCCTTCTTGAAGTAGTCGCCAAAGCTGAAGTTGCCCAGCATCTCAAAGAAGGTGTGGTGGCGGCGGGTAAAGCCAACGTTCTCCAGGTCGTTATGCTTGCCGCCCGCGCGGACGCACTTCTGGCTGGTGGTGGCGCGCGAGTAGTCGCGCTTTTCCGCGCCAAGGAAGACGTCCTTGAACTGGTTCATGCCCGCGTTGGTAAACAGCAGGGTCGGGTCGTTGGCAGGCACCAGCGACGACGAATGAACGCGGCGGTGCTGTTTGGTCTCGAAAAAGCGAAGAAAATCCTCGCGAATCTGGCTTCCGGAACGGTATTGCATAAGGTACTTAAAGTTTAGCAGTGCAAGCCGTCTGCACCTGCCTCTCGCCTCCAGGAACGGCTTCCGTCCCGGCCCCGAGGATTTCTGTTGCGCCGCGGAGTGGCGCCTGCAACACTAACCCCAACAAATCCTTATTACTGTTCCGTCCGTTCCCCAGCGGACATGCCGCCATGGATATCAATACCCTGTTTTTCGTGCAGTCGAGCCTGTTGTTCCTGTTCGGCTTCACCATGCTGATCAATTCGATGGCGAATCCGGGCCTGCGCGGGGCGTATTGGTTTGTCGCGTCCAACTTTGCCGGGGGCACCGCCCTGGCGCTGCAGGGTTCGCGGGAGCACCTGCCGGTAGCCGTCGGCATCGTGCTGTCCAACCTGTTGTTTGTCGTCGAACTTGTCTGCCTGAACCGCGCCGTCACCAGCTTTCTGGGCCGCATGCAGCAGATGTGGATGGCCGTGCTCGGTGTGTGCCTGCTGGGCCTGGTTGGGGTGGTGTATTTTTCCGCGCTGTACCCGAATATCCCGGTGCGCGTTGCGGTTATCTCCGCCATGATGTCGCTGCCCTCGCTGATGACCGCCTGGGTTCTCTTCGGCCCGGCGGAACCGGGCGTGCGGACAGCCGCGCGCCTGCTGGGTGGCGTATTCCTGTTCTTTGCCGCCGTCAACTCGGTACGCGGATACATGGTCTACCGCTACCACGTGCCCAGCTTCTACTTCATCTGGCTGGACCTGGTGGTGATCGCCGGCATCGCCTTCTGCTTCATCTGGATGTCAGCCGCACAGCTTCGGGGCGACCTGGAAAAGCTGGCCATGACCGATCCTTTGACCGGCGTGCTGAACCGCCGCGCCATTGAGATCGAGGTGCTGCGCCTGCTGCAGACCGCTGCCCGCAACGGCGGCACCATCTCCGCCATCATGCTCGACATGGACCACTTCAAAGGCATTAACGATCACTTTGGCCACCACGCCGGCGACCTGGCCCTGCGCACCGTGGCCGACGCCCTGCGCCACTCCGTTCGCGCAACCGATGTACTGGCCCGCCTGGGTGGCGATGAGTTCATGGTCGTACTGCCGGAGACGCCGCAATCGACCGCCAACGCCATCGCCGAGCGCATCCGCACCGAGATCTCTGAACTGAAGGTGCGCGCCGAGGAGCATGAGTTCGAGGTCCGCGTCTCGGTCGGCGTCACCACGCTGGCAGGACAACTGGTGGCCCTGGAAGAGCTGATCAAGCTCTCGGATCGCGCTCTTTACGCCGCCAAAGCCGCCGGCCGCAATCGCGTTGTGCCGTCGTCTGAGATTGAGCCCTTTCTGCTGGCGTAGCCGCCCGCGGAAAGGCAGGTCTCTCCACTCCGCGCTGCGCGCTCGGGTCGAGATGACAATCTCTTATACGCTCAGAACTCTAATCCACCATCTCCCAGATCCGCGCCAGATGATGGTCGTCATGCTCCGCGACAAAGTAGAGGTGGTCTGCCAGCGACATAGGCACCTTCATGCGCGGATGCACGATGCTCCGCGTCCACGCCGCTGCATCGAGTTCCGCCACGCGATGTAATAGCTTTGCCCGCTCCGCGCGAAAGGCGGCCACAATCGTTTCCTGCGGCTGCCCGTTGTACTCCGCCTCGTCGGTCGCGCGATTAGCCAGGTCGGTCGGCGTCAGCTCCTGGCTGCCGCGCACAAAGTCTTCGACGCGCTCCAGCCACAGCGGCTCAAGCTGCAGCATGTGCCCTGCCTGCTCCTGCGCGGACCACTTGCCTTCCGGCTTATGGAACAGCACCTCGCGACGGATGCCACGCATGCTCTCTTCCACACGCGCGGGAGCCCCCCGCAGACGCGACAACAGGTTGGGGACCAACTCTACCGGATAGCCAAATGCAAACGTCCGCTCAAACCAAACCGTGACCTTGCTCATGCCCAACAGTGTGAAGCATGTGCTGGTGATTCCTCTATCGTTATAAGCAGAATCATCCCGCGCATAAGGCCGCTATGGGGCCCAGGTCCAACCTTCCATGGTGTGCAGAGGATCTTTGGGGCGTGGCAGGTGTGGGAACTCCGCGCGCCGTTCCACCATCACCATCATGCTGACCAGCGCATCGAAGGCATCTTCGCCCGCGCGCGCTGTCTGCAGCACACCACGCGGCAGGGCGGCATAGGCAGGGTCTTCCTTGCGCTTGCGCAGCAGGTACTCCGCGCGCTTCTCCGGGTTCGACTTATGCACCGGCCCGGTGTTCAGACGTGAGTACATCTCCACCACCAGCGGCAGGTTCGGCTTGTCGAAGGGCCATACAGAGAAACCCGCATCCCGCAACGCCAGCAATACCGCCATCCCCCGCAGCGAGGCCGTGCCAACCGAACCCGAGCCGCCGATCTGGAAGACCGACTTTGGCGTAATGCCCTTCACCCGCAGCGCACGCTCCTCTTCCGGGATATGTGCGATCAACTTGCAGTCGATGTCGGTGGCCCGCAGCATGCGATGCAATTGTTCGCCGCTGAACTCCGCCGGGCGCTTGTGCGGCTTGCCCCAGAAGCGGCGGTCTTCGCAGGCGCGCGAGAGCCAGCGTTCACCGTGCTCTTCCGTCACCATCCGCCAGAATGCAGGCGCCGTCTTCGCACCCATCTCCGCCAGGAACCATGCGGGAAAGCTGAAGCAGAAATCGAAGCCGACAACCAGCGAGGGGTTCTTCTTTGCAAGCGCAATCAGCCACTCGGCTGTCTCCATGCGCGTGCGGCCGTTGGTGAGTGTGACTTTGCCATTGTTCCAGTGCGCGGCGTAGATGTGGCGACGCTGGCCAGCTGTGTCGATGCGGCCCGACCAGTCAATAGCAACGACCTGTTGCGGCAGCGAAGCAGATTTCTCCGCTTCGCTGCAAAATGACAAAGAGAGATCACCTGACTGCTGCTTTTCCTGTTTGTCACCCAGAAGGAATCTGTTTTTTGTCTTGAGGGCCATTACTCTTCAACTTCTTGGATGCTTTCCACCTCGGAAAGCACCTCGTCGCTGGCCTTTAGCTCTTTCAGAGCCGCGAAGATGGTTCCCATGGAGAAGCCCGCCGTCGCCAGACGCCGCACAATACGCGCGGCCTCTTTCTCGTTGGTGGGAGGCTTCAGACGCTTCTTGCGCAGATGTTCGCGCGCCAGGTCCAGCTCCTTCACGTCTTCAAAGGCCGTGGTGAGCGTGCTCTCAATCAGCGGCTGCGCCACACCCTTGTTGCGCAGATCATTCGCGATGCGGCGCTTGCCAAAGGCCTGGTTCTCCTGCCGCAGACGCGTAAAGTCGGCGGCAAAACGCGGGTCAGAGAGGTACTTCATCTCTTCCAGCCGCGCGATCACGCGTGTGATTTTCGCTTCGCCCTCGGCGTTGTCTTCCACGCGCATCTTCAGCCGCTTGCGCAGCTCGGACACGGTGAGCATGCGGCGGCCAAGAGCTCCGGCCGCGTAGTCCAGCAGCTCAGTCTCGGTCAGCGGTTCGCGCGGTTTGGGTTTTCGAAAGGGCATCGATGTCGTCTTTGTTTTCCCTGCTTGTCATCCCGTAGGGGTCTACTTCTTTTCGGATCGAACCATCCAACTACTTCGCGTACGCGTTTGTGTGTGTCCACTGGTCGCACCAGTCGTTCACCGTCTTGTACCAGAGCTGCGAGTTCTGCGGCTTCAGTACCCAGTGGCCTTCATCGGGGAAGTAGAGCATCTTGCTGGGCACCTTCAGCCGCTGCAGTGCGGTGAAGAGCTGGAAGCCCTCGCTCACGTCCAGGCGGTAGTCCTTCTGCCCGTGGATAACCAGCGTCGGTGTTTTTGCCTTGCCGATGTTCAGCATGGGCGACCACTTGCGGAAGGGGTCCTGCGCCGCGGGTAGCGAGGCATACTTCCACGGCTGACCCGGCTCCTTCGCGCCGAGCTGGCGGAACTCCCACTCGTTGAACCACATCTCTTCCGTCGAGCCGTAGGCGCTCTGCGGGTTGTACATGCCGTCGTGCGTCACAATGCAGGCGAAGCGGTTGGTGTGCGTCAGAATCCAGTTGGCCATAAAGCCGCCGTAGCTTGCGCCAAGAGCGCATTCGCGCGTCTTGTCGATGAACGGGAAGTGCGCTTCGGCGTAGTCGAGGCCCTTCATCAGGTCAACGTAGGGCTTGCCGCCCCAGTCGCCGTTGACGCCGTCGATGAATGCCTGCCCGTAGCCGGTGGAGCCACGCGGGTTGATCATCACGACAACGTAGCCGTTGGCGGCGAAGAGTTCCGGATTCCAGCGATAGCTCCACGCGTCGCCCCAAGCGCCCTGCGGGCCGCCGTGGATGAGGAACTTCAGCGGGTATTTCTTATTGGGATCGAAGTTCGGTGGGCGGATGAGGAAGCCTTGAACTTTGGTGCCGTTGGCACCGGCAAAAGTAAAGGGTTCCATCCCGGGTAAATCGAGGCTGTCGAGAATCCGATCATTCAGGTGAGTAATAGGACTGCCGCCGACCGTTTTACCAGCGAGCGGTCCGGCGTCCGACACAGATGCTGGAATCTGGACCTCTGGACGTACCTGCTTTTCCAGAGATATAGCAAAGACATGCGACGGCTCCCGAACAGTCATATTGGAGGCAATCACCTTTTCACCACCAGGTGTCACATGCAGGTCGCTTAGTTCCCCCGTCGGCGAAAGCATGGTTACGTAGAAAGCAGGCGTCTCTTCGTTTATTCCAATCGACTGAAGGAATTCACCACCATGTGTTCCTGACGCAAAGTAGATGTGTTGAGAATTGGGTGCCCATATAAACTCATCCACCCATCCGTCAAACTTCGGCAACAAATCCTTCGTCGTCTTCTTCTCTCGGTCATACAGCATCAACCGGAACTTATCCGACTCATACCCCGCCCGTGCCTGCGAGCGAAACGCGAGATACTTCCCATCTGGTGAATACGCTGGAGCATCATCGCTTCCCGGAGAAGTCGTAATCTTTACCGGCTTAGGGCTCGCTGCTGTCAGGTCCAGCGTGTAGATGTCGTTGTTCGTGCTGGCCGCGGGAGTCTCATCCATGTTCACGACGTAAGCGAATTCTTTGCTATCTGGAGAGAACGCATACCCCATTGGTCCGCCGAGCGAGAACGTCGGCGCGATGTGGTCCTTGATATCGCGCACCGGCGTCAGGTCGCGCATCTGTTTGCCGTCTGCGCTGACCAGCAGGATGTGCGAACGCTTCTGCCCCTGGTAGTGGTCCCAGTGGCGATACAACAATCCATCAAAGATCTGAGCCTTCACCGGACTCTTTGCCGCGGCGTCATCCTTGGCCTTGTTACAGGCATCGTCCACCGCGCCGTTTTGCGCACACTCGGGATAGACGTCGCTGACGAAGGCAATCGACTTGGAGTCAGGCGACCAGATGGCTCCGTCCGTCTCAGTCGAGAGGCTGGTCAGACGCTTCGCCGTTCCCAGCGTTCCGTCGGCCTCATTCCATGGCGCCAGATAGATCTGCTGGCTGCCCTCCATGCTTGAGAGGAAGAGCACCTGCTTTCCATCCGGGGAGAAGCGACCTCCGGTCTCGCCATCTTTCGTAGCGGTCACCGCCTGCTCCTTCGCGCTGCCATCCACCGGAACGGTGTACAGGTGCGTGGTCTTCCTGTTCGCCGCCAGGTCCACGCTGGTCACCGAGAAGAGCACCCATTTGCCCGAAGGCGAGACCTGTGGGTCGCCGACCCGCTTGATCTTCTGCAGGTCTTCAAAGGTCATGGGGTGTTTGGCGGAGTTACCCGCCTGCCCGAAGGCCGCGACGGCCGCCGTCAGCGCGATGGCACTGCTCAGAAAAATCGCTCGCATAAGGCATCCAGTCTAAACCCGCATGCGCAACCCGTCCTCTGCATAAAGGTTGCGCGAAACACCCTGCGCGAAACTGCGTTTGACCTTCACGTAAGGCGGAGGTTACCGCATATGAATACGATCTCG
Protein-coding regions in this window:
- a CDS encoding DinB family protein; the protein is MSKVTVWFERTFAFGYPVELVPNLLSRLRGAPARVEESMRGIRREVLFHKPEGKWSAQEQAGHMLQLEPLWLERVEDFVRGSQELTPTDLANRATDEAEYNGQPQETIVAAFRAERAKLLHRVAELDAAAWTRSIVHPRMKVPMSLADHLYFVAEHDDHHLARIWEMVD
- a CDS encoding regulatory protein RecX, whose protein sequence is MPFRKPKPREPLTETELLDYAAGALGRRMLTVSELRKRLKMRVEDNAEGEAKITRVIARLEEMKYLSDPRFAADFTRLRQENQAFGKRRIANDLRNKGVAQPLIESTLTTAFEDVKELDLAREHLRKKRLKPPTNEKEAARIVRRLATAGFSMGTIFAALKELKASDEVLSEVESIQEVEE
- the alaS gene encoding alanine--tRNA ligase, with the translated sequence MQYRSGSQIREDFLRFFETKQHRRVHSSSLVPANDPTLLFTNAGMNQFKDVFLGAEKRDYSRATTSQKCVRAGGKHNDLENVGFTRRHHTFFEMLGNFSFGDYFKKDAIAYAWELLTSPEWYAIPKDKLYVTIFAGEGSVPRDNEAEEFWIATGVPKDRIFEMGAKDNFWQMGETGPCGPCSEIFYDLGLEASESGEDKPFPQDDQRYVEIWNLVFMQFDRASDGTLTPLPKPSIDTGMGLERISAVLQGKLSNYETDLFTPLIAKAAELTNFQYTYEPRFSANVALDPDPAFEDRQRIEQRLSSASLRIIADHSRAATFLINDGVLPANEGRGYVLRKIMRRGIRHGRLLGQEQPFMHQMVFAVRDEMGVAYPELHEAADRIAKVVLQEEQQFARTIQIGSRELDQILHNAMAKAVADVRFDQENLLKYQKAYEATYGNSGSLDDDWKTYDSNPSAVIPKLYKPIGEYLKDSTHVGKLDGKDAFFLYETFGMPLDFMEDAARDMGLLFDTGSFERSKEEEQARARASWKGGSQKTASPVYRELPKTDFLGYRDTRADGAEVLALIKDGVGVPELLPGDEGEVVLDKTSFYADSGGQVGDTGWLFPTDHTSALAEVRGCTKPVQGIFAHKVLVKRPIAVGDRLDAVVDDVNRAAIVRNHTGTHLLQAALREVLGTHVKQAGSLNNAQRLRFDFSHFSQVADEELEQVESIVNEQVLKNTKVQVFEDVPIDEAINDLKAMALFGEKYGDLVRVIKIGDFSTELCGGIHTGATGEIGLLKLVGEGSVSSGVRRVEAVSGTGSLAEFRKDFDVAKVALQIVGASTAADPAVALRDKIAAQEEELKKLKRELDQVRMKSAASAVTGDNAVDVNGIKLIAQRVPGLDRNQMRELVDNLRNQIGTGVVVLGTATEDGKVALIAGATKDIAGSKVHAGKLVGALAAKVGGKGGGRPDLAEAGGTDASALDAAIASSAETLKSLMA
- a CDS encoding S9 family peptidase — encoded protein: MRAIFLSSAIALTAAVAAFGQAGNSAKHPMTFEDLQKIKRVGDPQVSPSGKWVLFSVTSVDLAANRKTTHLYTVPVDGSAKEQAVTATKDGETGGRFSPDGKQVLFLSSMEGSQQIYLAPWNEADGTLGTAKRLTSLSTETDGAIWSPDSKSIAFVSDVYPECAQNGAVDDACNKAKDDAAAKSPVKAQIFDGLLYRHWDHYQGQKRSHILLVSADGKQMRDLTPVRDIKDHIAPTFSLGGPMGYAFSPDSKEFAYVVNMDETPAASTNNDIYTLDLTAASPKPVKITTSPGSDDAPAYSPDGKYLAFRSQARAGYESDKFRLMLYDREKKTTKDLLPKFDGWVDEFIWAPNSQHIYFASGTHGGEFLQSIGINEETPAFYVTMLSPTGELSDLHVTPGGEKVIASNMTVREPSHVFAISLEKQVRPEVQIPASVSDAGPLAGKTVGGSPITHLNDRILDSLDLPGMEPFTFAGANGTKVQGFLIRPPNFDPNKKYPLKFLIHGGPQGAWGDAWSYRWNPELFAANGYVVVMINPRGSTGYGQAFIDGVNGDWGGKPYVDLMKGLDYAEAHFPFIDKTRECALGASYGGFMANWILTHTNRFACIVTHDGMYNPQSAYGSTEEMWFNEWEFRQLGAKEPGQPWKYASLPAAQDPFRKWSPMLNIGKAKTPTLVIHGQKDYRLDVSEGFQLFTALQRLKVPSKMLYFPDEGHWVLKPQNSQLWYKTVNDWCDQWTHTNAYAK
- a CDS encoding GGDEF domain-containing protein, with product MDINTLFFVQSSLLFLFGFTMLINSMANPGLRGAYWFVASNFAGGTALALQGSREHLPVAVGIVLSNLLFVVELVCLNRAVTSFLGRMQQMWMAVLGVCLLGLVGVVYFSALYPNIPVRVAVISAMMSLPSLMTAWVLFGPAEPGVRTAARLLGGVFLFFAAVNSVRGYMVYRYHVPSFYFIWLDLVVIAGIAFCFIWMSAAQLRGDLEKLAMTDPLTGVLNRRAIEIEVLRLLQTAARNGGTISAIMLDMDHFKGINDHFGHHAGDLALRTVADALRHSVRATDVLARLGGDEFMVVLPETPQSTANAIAERIRTEISELKVRAEEHEFEVRVSVGVTTLAGQLVALEELIKLSDRALYAAKAAGRNRVVPSSEIEPFLLA